In the Terriglobales bacterium genome, one interval contains:
- the proC gene encoding pyrroline-5-carboxylate reductase, protein MVSSTASLQVPKKSSTTRLAVLGCGKMGTILLQAFAEHGLFSKEETVATVQHMARCEELSSQLGIPVGSDNRLAVGGAELILICVKPQAVAQVLEEVSDAIAPDALVISIAASVPISFLQQRLPAGVAVVRAMPNTPAQVGCAMTAMAAGAAVRPEQMETARKLFETVGRVVTVDEKHMDAITGLSASGPAFIFIILESLAEAGVKIGLPRDLSTTLAAQTLLGSAKLALDSGLHPALLKDAVTTPAGCTIDGIMELEEGKLRVTLIKAVVKAAERAKGLQFS, encoded by the coding sequence ATGGTGAGCAGCACGGCCAGTTTGCAGGTCCCCAAAAAGAGCAGCACTACGCGTCTCGCGGTGCTTGGCTGCGGGAAGATGGGGACAATTTTGCTCCAGGCATTCGCGGAGCACGGATTATTTTCGAAGGAGGAAACGGTCGCCACGGTGCAGCATATGGCCCGCTGCGAGGAACTTTCCTCCCAGCTCGGCATCCCGGTGGGCAGCGACAACCGGTTGGCTGTGGGGGGAGCGGAACTGATCCTGATCTGCGTCAAGCCGCAAGCCGTGGCGCAGGTGCTAGAAGAAGTTTCCGATGCCATCGCTCCCGACGCGCTGGTGATTTCGATCGCCGCCTCGGTGCCGATTTCTTTTTTGCAGCAGCGGCTCCCGGCTGGCGTAGCTGTGGTTCGTGCCATGCCCAACACTCCGGCGCAGGTGGGCTGCGCCATGACCGCGATGGCTGCGGGCGCCGCCGTCCGTCCGGAGCAAATGGAAACCGCCCGGAAGCTTTTCGAAACCGTGGGACGCGTGGTGACGGTTGACGAGAAACACATGGATGCAATCACGGGGCTCTCAGCCAGCGGGCCGGCGTTTATATTCATCATTCTGGAATCGTTGGCGGAGGCAGGTGTAAAGATCGGGCTTCCGAGAGACCTATCCACTACACTTGCGGCACAGACATTGCTAGGCTCGGCCAAGCTGGCGCTGGACAGCGGCCTGCATCCCGCTTTGCTCAAAGACGCCGTGACAACTCCCGCCGGGTGCACCATTGACGGCATCATGGAGTTGGAAGAGGGCAAGCTGCGTGTGACGTTGATCAAAGCGGTGGTCAAGGCTGCGGAACGCGCGAAGGGACTCCAGTTCAGTTAG
- a CDS encoding DUF2071 domain-containing protein: protein MDDVLRAVEHRPWPLPSAPWIMSQVWHDLLFAHWQVPPEELRPLVPEVLPLQTFNGQCWVAVTPFHMSHVLPRGMPSIGGHPKFPELNVRTYVTFDGKPGVYFFSLDAASLGAVLAARAWFRLPYFYSRMRVTAGEQRIEYHCERRVSPQAEFHGNYGPVTPPQLRSPGTLEHWLTERYCLYTVVRRSIFRAEIHHLQWPLQDAKAEIAVNTMAAAAGICLPQVRPLLHFARELQVYVWPLRRIA from the coding sequence ATGGATGACGTCCTGCGCGCGGTAGAGCACCGCCCTTGGCCGCTCCCCAGCGCCCCATGGATCATGTCGCAGGTGTGGCATGATCTTCTTTTCGCTCACTGGCAAGTGCCACCCGAAGAATTGCGACCGCTAGTTCCTGAAGTCTTACCGTTGCAGACCTTTAACGGCCAGTGCTGGGTCGCCGTGACTCCGTTTCACATGAGCCACGTTTTGCCGCGAGGGATGCCGTCTATCGGCGGCCACCCCAAATTTCCAGAACTCAATGTGCGCACCTATGTCACTTTTGACGGGAAACCAGGGGTGTACTTCTTCAGCCTTGATGCGGCAAGCCTGGGGGCGGTGTTAGCCGCCCGAGCCTGGTTCCGCTTGCCATATTTTTATTCGCGGATGCGGGTCACGGCCGGGGAGCAGCGGATCGAGTATCACTGCGAACGGCGTGTGTCGCCGCAAGCCGAATTCCACGGGAACTATGGGCCCGTAACGCCGCCACAACTGCGCTCGCCGGGAACGCTCGAGCACTGGCTCACGGAGCGCTATTGTCTGTATACCGTCGTTCGGCGCAGTATATTTCGGGCTGAAATCCACCATCTGCAATGGCCATTGCAGGATGCGAAGGCTGAAATAGCAGTGAACACCATGGCTGCTGCTGCCGGGATATGTTTGCCTCAGGTTCGACCGCTGTTGCACTTTGCTCGCGAACTCCAGGTCTATGTCTGGCCGCTACGCCGGATCGCCTGA